The following are encoded together in the Montipora foliosa isolate CH-2021 chromosome 12, ASM3666993v2, whole genome shotgun sequence genome:
- the LOC137978578 gene encoding putative fructokinase, which produces MAAARLIAGVELGGTTCLAAIAELSHPTEMIETFETKTTTPQETLMRLSNFLKEKLSHLNIESFNAIGIASFGPIDLSKESTTYGHITTTPKKAWRNSADVVGFFKREYGAAVPIGFETDTNAPALAEMAKIVSETNPARPPTVVYITVGTGVGLGAVVDGSPIHGLLHPEGGHMMIPVLPGDDYPGGCEFHQGPCVEGMVHSKAIAERAGVSPEELHLIPDDHEIWEKVGYYLGVMCLNVTYVLSPHVIVLGGGIMKRKILYNIVRKCFQEMLKGYLDVEKFKTMEGLATYIRESAFGNHAGIIGALELARMEAWRK; this is translated from the coding sequence ATGGCGGCGGCCCGTCTCATCGCTGGTGTTGAGCTCGGAGGCACCACTTGCTTGGCGGCCATTGCCGAGCTGAGCCATCCAACTGAAATGATTGAAACgtttgaaacaaaaacaaccaCTCCTCAAGAAACACTGATGCGCCTTTCGAATTTTCTTAAGGAAAAGCTTTCGCATTTGAACATAGAGTCTTTCAACGCCATTGGAATCGCTTCTTTTGGCCCGATTGATCTAAGCAAGGAATCTACGACCTATGGCCACATCACCACAACCCCAAAGAAAGCCTGGAGAAATTCGGCGGATGTCGTAGGGTTTTTTAAGCGTGAATATGGCGCAGCTGTACCGATCGGGTTTGAGACAGATACAAATGCGCCGGCATTGGCAGAAATGGCCAAAATCGTTTCTGAAACCAACCCAGCCCGTCCCCCAACAGTGGTTTACATCACAGTCGGTACCGGAGTGGGGCTTGGTGCAGTAGTAGATGGCTCTCCAATTCACGGGCTTCTGCATCCTGAGGGGGGTCACATGATGATTCCAGTCTTACCTGGCGATGACTATCCAGGGGGGTGTGAATTTCATCAAGGTCCCTGTGTGGAGGGTATGGTGCATTCAAAGGCCATTGCTGAACGAGCAGGGGTTAGCCCGGAGGAACTTCACCTCATTCCAGATGACCACGAGATATGGGAGAAAGTTGGGTATTATCTAGGCGTCATGTGTCTTAATGTGACCTACGTGTTGTCACCTCATGTCATTGTGCTGGGAGGGGGCATAATGAAGCGCAAGATTCTATACAACATTGTTAGAAAATGTTTCCAAGAAATGCTAAAAGGATACCTTGATGtagaaaaattcaaaacaatggAAGGATTGGCAACTTATATACGAGAAAGTGCATTTGGAAATCATGCTGGGATCATTGGAGCACTAGAACTAGCAAGGATGGAAGCTTGGAGAAAATGA
- the LOC137978579 gene encoding protein cornichon homolog 4-like, which produces MSEAALYVFGLIDGIGLLFLTVYFIINLSDLECDYINATTCCRRLNVWILPEMVAHGVITVLLLVHFQWIFFILNAPLLGWLFYRFVNKPPGNLGLYDPAEIHNRHELKGFLKEAMVKLGFHLVFFFLYLYSMIAALVASSETTKEKVGKTG; this is translated from the exons ATGTCCGAAGCCGCGTTGTATGTGTTTGGTCTCATTGATGGAATTGGCTTGTTGTTTCTTACTGTATATTTT ATAATAAATCTGTCAGATCTCGAATGTGACTACATCAACGCTACAACATGTTGCCGGAGACTAAACGTG TGGATTCTTCCAGAGATGGTTGCTCATGGAGTTATAACAGTTCTGTTACTTGTTCATTTTCAATGGATCTTTTTCATTCTCAATGCCCCATTATTGGGTTGGCTTTTCTATAG ATTCGTGAACAAGCCTCCAGGAAACCTTGGATTATATGACCCAGCGGAGATTCACAACAGACATGAATTAAAAGGATTTCTGAAAGAAGCTATGGTCAAGCTTGGATTTCAtctagttttcttttttctttatctcTATAG TATGATAGCTGCTCTTGTAGCAAGTAGTGAAACTACGAAGGAAAAAGTTGGAAAAACTGGATGA
- the LOC137978577 gene encoding protein FAM161B-like, with protein sequence MASGHGASVTRNLCYSAPRHPRTNKPATENERRTISLEVEPPESQELRSMDGSSPSSSRRTKRRHQGHKPKRSVRDSLSDSFRELKDVDEEHFYEHLLALKNEHKKTLKTLEKLYYSEKDKLQSGHGFDLDSRTRISVDDFDESRIRGKVSSDGYDPFHETVTNRKGNFEMSVRPQDHIRDMSVRDETTAVDHEENEDYSSLEELQVSRRRSSSDPTEGDHRRDDEMTATRKSSEDGTSFYTEIFPQRSSALDIVEDMWEGFSVYDYPADPSPPREKREDKKNWALKLTIPKPFSMTMREAKKTPKNLTRSQQILLEDLKRRQENEEAELHKKFRAQPVPATTFLPLYDEITRQNELRRYRVRELSKAILKSSERPFKFMKREEEKKKLRRTKSLSNLSELEGKLDDKKTFKANPFPDHLFDLSLADRMAEKEEYRAIRVRMRAQETLAMSRLPPNMESRGKDYTLGTFRSKLSKDGNKNAFMTKEHKFRPQINTVIPEFDALHRQFEKEMRDKKKEREPTVVEPFALKTEQVSGARKSRAMRSQEIQDSMGSSRERSASRERPSSARSYTPRDTLPFGTTESSRLRESSVRKSLQERLDSERDEVKQGKRRRRRQKLLKPEVTRKVMANDNSAQLKNAAKKKVQSFRESDRARREEYNRELQEMEKRVSKRPLLFEQQSQATARRAAERKYADILRSAGVDEAIVQNLVTKDGRIVDAESEDDLEETGSQADYSGSEQSSGIDNRPGSRAGNINHDESDVQEDTDEDDVEI encoded by the exons ATGGCGTCCGGTCACGGAGCATCCGTTACGAGAAATCTGTGCTATTCTGCCCCCAGACACCCTAGAACAAATAAACCAGCAACTGAAAATGAAAGGAGAACAATTAGTTTGGAAGTTGAACCACCCGAAAGTCAAGAATTAAGAAGTATGGATGGTAGCAGTCCTTCTTCCTCTCGAAGAACAAAAAGACGGCACCAAGGGCATAAGCCTAAACGATCAGTGCGGGATTCTTTATCGGATTCTTTTCGAGAGTTGAAGGATGTCGACGAGGAACATTTTTATGAACATCTGCTGGCATTAAAAAATGAGCacaaaaaaactttgaaaacgtTAGAGAAACTATATTATTCTGAAAAAGACAAACTCCAATCTGGCCATGGATTCGATTTGGACTCAAGGACTAGGATTTCTGTAGACGATTTTGATGAAAGTAGAATTCGTGGAAAAGTTTCCTCCGATGGTTATGACCCTTTTCATGAAACGGTAACAAATAGAAagggaaattttgaaatgtcAGTGAGACCGCAGGATCACATTAGGGATATGTCAGTGAGGGATGAAACAACAGCAGTCGACCATGAGGAAAATGAAG ATTATTCATCTCTGGAAGAACTGCAAGTTTCTCGTAGAAGATCTTCAAGTGATCCTACTGAAGGAGATCACCGTAGGGATGATGAGATGACTGCAACAAGAAAATCTTCAGAAGACGGAACGTCGTTTTACACAGAGATATTTCCTCAAAGATCCTCGGCCCTGGATATCGTGGAAGACATGTGGGAGGGGTTTTCTGTATATGATTACCCGGCAGATCCAAGCCCACCTCGTGAAAAACGCGAGGACAAAAAGAATTGGGCACTGAAATTAACTATTCCCAAACCGTTTTCTATGACGATGAGAGAGGCAAAAAAAACGCCGAAGAACTTAACCAGATCTCAACAGATTCTATTAGAAGATTTAAAAAGgagacaagaaaatgaagaagcaGAGCTGCATAAGAAATTTCGTGCCCAGCCTGTTCCTGCCACGACGTTTTTGCCTCTATATGATGAAATCACGCGTCAAAATGAACTAAGAAGATATCGGGTGAGGGAGCTTAGTAAAGCCATTCTTAAATCTTCCGAAAGACCCTTTAAGTTTATGAAACGAGaggaggaaaagaaaaaattgcGGCGAACGAAATCTTTGAGTAATCTGTCGGAATTGGAAGGCAAGCTGGACGATAAGAAGACATTTAAAGCAAATCCTTTTCCCGATCATTTGTTTGACTTGAGTTTAGCGGACAGAATGGCTGAGAAAGAGGAGTACAGAGCGATCCGCGTGAGAATGCGGGCGCAAGAAACACTGGCCATGTCCCGTTTACCCCCAAATATGGAATCTAGAGGAAAGGATTACACACTGGGAACGTTTCGGAGCAAGTTGAGCAAAGATGGAAACAAGAATGCTTTCATGACAAAGGAGCACAAATTTAGACCTCAGATTAACACTGTTATACCAGAGTTTGATGCCCTGCacagacaatttgaaaaagagaTGAGAGataagaaaaaagagagagaaccTACTGTTGTCGAACCGTTTGCATTGAAAACAGAGCAAGTATCCGGTGCCCGGAAATCGAGAGCAATGAGGTCGCAAGAAATACAAGACAGCATGGGATCCTCCAGAGAGCGCTCTGCCAGCAGGGAACGACCCTCTAGTGCCAGGTCCTACACTCCACGGGACACCCTTCCATTTGG AACGACAGAGTCATCGCGTCTACGCGAGAGTTCAGTGCGCAAAAGTCTGCAAGAGAGGCTAGACAGTGAACGGGATGAGGTCAAACAGGGTAAAAGGAGGCGGCGGCGACAAAAATTGTTAAAACCGGAAGTGACGAGAAAAGTCATGGCGAATGATAACAGTGCACAACTGAAAAATGCTGCTAAGAAAAAGGTCCAAAGTTTTAG GGAAAGTGATCGAGCCCGAAGAGAGGAATACAACCGCGAACTTCAAGAAATGGAGAAACGCGTAAGTAAGCGACCTCTTCTCTTTGAACAGCAATCCCAAGCCACAGCAAGACGAGCTGCAGAACGCAAGTACGCGGATATCCTTCGTAGCGCAGGCGTAGATGAGGCAATTGTACAAAATCTGGTCACCAAGGATGGTAGAATTGTGGATGCTGAGTCGGAAGACGATCTCGAAGAGACTGGATCACAAGCTGATTACAGTGGGTCTGAGCAATCTTCAGGTATTGACAACAGACCAGGTAGCCGGGCCGGAAATATTAATCATGATGAAAGCGATGTGCAAGAAGACACCGATGAGGACGATGTAGAAATATGA